From the genome of Pelobacter propionicus DSM 2379, one region includes:
- a CDS encoding replication initiation factor domain-containing protein encodes MPPSSNTGAKNTSLVPSENRALIDWLAWTVKEFDPHAAIASLGLSFLPFQASPGGGMGYRSTLRCGHITVFFDGAENMGCHFVMSGQGCREFEGRVKNSKNRTVAWYRLMHSLQAAGANITRIDLAVDTVDGSLPLENVEKSVRERRVQSRFREAMMYEKIALTDTEKPTGKTIYLGSSQGKIKIRFYDKMAERGLSPDLGSWVRAEVQCMAERAAAVVMHLCKGVEFGELVVSCLNTYYRPINAESVNKSHCSTQDWWSAWLTTTEKIRLTSAKAVKYVTDSMEYVKRQYGATFAMFKKYLGVAAFSDFMHDLVSTGRDRMSRKHTDMIEITNLSELLPPYHAF; translated from the coding sequence ATGCCCCCGTCTAGTAACACGGGGGCTAAAAATACATCCCTCGTTCCTTCTGAGAATCGGGCTTTGATTGATTGGCTCGCCTGGACTGTCAAAGAGTTTGACCCCCACGCCGCTATTGCCAGTCTTGGCCTATCGTTCCTTCCGTTCCAGGCTTCCCCAGGTGGTGGCATGGGCTACCGCTCAACCTTGCGCTGCGGTCATATTACCGTTTTTTTCGATGGTGCCGAAAATATGGGATGTCATTTCGTTATGTCCGGTCAAGGGTGCCGTGAGTTTGAAGGGCGAGTCAAAAACTCGAAAAATCGAACTGTTGCGTGGTATCGCCTCATGCACTCGTTACAGGCTGCCGGTGCCAATATCACCCGCATTGACTTGGCAGTTGATACCGTGGATGGTTCGCTGCCCCTTGAAAACGTCGAAAAGTCGGTTCGTGAACGTCGGGTTCAAAGCCGTTTCCGTGAGGCGATGATGTACGAGAAAATTGCTTTGACTGACACGGAAAAGCCCACAGGCAAAACGATCTATCTCGGGTCGTCCCAGGGCAAAATCAAAATTCGCTTTTACGACAAGATGGCCGAGCGTGGCCTTTCCCCCGATCTTGGCTCCTGGGTTCGTGCCGAGGTTCAGTGCATGGCTGAACGCGCCGCTGCCGTAGTTATGCACCTGTGCAAAGGTGTTGAGTTCGGTGAGCTCGTAGTCTCCTGCCTGAATACCTATTACCGCCCCATTAATGCCGAATCCGTCAACAAGTCTCATTGTTCAACTCAGGACTGGTGGTCTGCATGGCTCACCACCACTGAGAAAATCCGCCTCACATCCGCGAAAGCGGTCAAATACGTTACCGACAGCATGGAGTACGTCAAACGCCAGTACGGCGCAACCTTCGCCATGTTCAAAAAATATCTCGGTGTTGCTGCCTTCTCCGATTTTATGCATGACCTTGTTTCCACAGGTCGCGACAGAATGAGTCGCAAGCATACCGACATGATCGAAATAACGAATCTCTCCGAATTATTGCCCCCATACCATGCATTTTAA
- the fabG gene encoding 3-oxoacyl-[acyl-carrier-protein] reductase produces the protein MVKDRVAVVTGASRGIGRSIALALAAGGAKIVAADVSLEGCQELVDELAAQGTEGLAVQCNVTSSQDAERLIDAAVAKFGRVDILINNAGITRDGMLMRMKDEEWDAVLSINLKGAFVCTRAVCKVMTKQRSGRIINIASIVGQMGNAGQANYCASKAGLIGLTKSNARELARRSITVNAVAPGFIATAMTDALPEKVRNELAAQIPLERLGSADDIANAVLFLASDNSAYITGQVLAVNGGMYM, from the coding sequence ATGGTTAAAGACAGGGTTGCCGTTGTAACCGGGGCGTCGCGCGGTATCGGACGCAGCATAGCGCTTGCTCTTGCGGCCGGCGGGGCCAAGATTGTTGCCGCGGATGTTAGTCTGGAAGGGTGCCAGGAGTTGGTGGATGAACTGGCCGCCCAGGGTACCGAAGGTCTTGCCGTCCAGTGCAACGTCACGTCCAGCCAGGATGCCGAGCGCCTCATCGATGCCGCCGTGGCGAAGTTCGGCCGTGTCGACATCCTGATCAACAACGCCGGAATCACCCGCGACGGCATGCTCATGCGCATGAAGGACGAAGAGTGGGACGCCGTACTCTCCATCAACCTGAAGGGCGCTTTCGTATGCACCCGTGCGGTGTGCAAGGTGATGACCAAACAACGCTCGGGCAGGATCATCAACATCGCCTCCATCGTAGGCCAGATGGGCAATGCCGGGCAGGCCAACTACTGCGCCAGCAAGGCCGGCCTGATCGGGCTGACCAAGTCCAATGCCCGCGAACTGGCCCGTCGTTCAATCACCGTCAACGCCGTTGCTCCCGGGTTCATCGCCACCGCCATGACCGACGCCCTGCCCGAAAAGGTGCGTAATGAACTGGCCGCCCAGATACCGCTGGAGCGCCTGGGAAGCGCCGACGATATTGCCAATGCCGTGCTGTTTCTTGCTTCCGACAATTCCGCCTACATAACCGGACAGGTGCTGGCGGTCAATGGCGGCATGTACATGTAA
- the acpP gene encoding acyl carrier protein: MSDIAKRVKEIVAEQLGVEESLVVPEASFMDDLGADSLDTVELVMALEEEFDIEIPDEDAEKIQSVNDAIEYITEHA, translated from the coding sequence ATGTCTGACATTGCGAAACGAGTAAAAGAGATTGTGGCTGAGCAGCTGGGCGTGGAAGAGTCCCTTGTTGTGCCTGAGGCTTCCTTCATGGATGATCTGGGTGCCGACTCCCTCGACACTGTCGAACTGGTCATGGCTCTTGAAGAAGAATTTGATATCGAGATCCCGGACGAAGACGCCGAGAAGATCCAGTCGGTTAACGACGCCATTGAGTATATCACCGAGCACGCCTAG
- a CDS encoding HAD family hydrolase, with protein MNNMQARAVIFDFDGVIVDTEPLHYRAFQQILDPRGLGFSWQEYVETYMGFDDRDAFMEAFSSRGVSLEGGELQRLIARKADIFQDVIKEGINAYPGVVELIRDLHTAKAPLAICSGALRSDIMPILELLGISDCFDVIVTAEDVARSKPDPECYRVSFDRLRECRSESEFCTTDTIAIEDTPAGISAASSAGLRVIAVTNSYAAGQLTAADRIVESLEQLRGVHTP; from the coding sequence ATGAACAACATGCAGGCAAGGGCGGTTATTTTCGATTTTGACGGCGTTATCGTGGATACGGAACCGCTGCACTACCGGGCTTTTCAGCAGATCCTCGATCCGCGCGGTCTGGGCTTCAGCTGGCAGGAGTACGTGGAGACCTACATGGGCTTCGATGATCGCGACGCATTCATGGAGGCGTTCAGCTCCCGAGGCGTCTCTCTGGAGGGCGGGGAACTGCAGCGGCTCATCGCCAGGAAAGCCGACATATTCCAGGATGTCATCAAGGAAGGAATCAACGCCTACCCGGGCGTAGTCGAACTGATCAGGGACCTGCACACCGCGAAGGCCCCCCTGGCCATATGCAGCGGCGCCCTCAGGTCAGATATCATGCCCATCCTGGAGCTGCTCGGCATCAGCGACTGTTTCGATGTAATCGTGACCGCTGAGGATGTTGCCAGGAGCAAGCCGGACCCGGAGTGCTATCGGGTCTCCTTCGACAGGCTGAGGGAGTGCCGGTCTGAGTCGGAGTTCTGCACGACCGACACCATTGCCATCGAGGATACGCCGGCAGGCATCAGCGCCGCCTCGTCGGCGGGCCTGCGGGTGATCGCGGTGACCAACAGCTATGCTGCCGGGCAATTGACCGCGGCGGACCGTATCGTGGAGTCGCTGGAACAGTTGCGGGGAGTCCACACGCCGTAA
- a CDS encoding phenylacetate--CoA ligase family protein gives MSIWDPQHESMPREELEQLQLERLQATLNRVYKNVTCYRNKFNQLGIVPEDVASLSDLSKLPFTTKEDLRVNYPYGMFAVPLREVVRIHSSSGTTGKPTVVGYTKNDLKTWSNLVARFMTSAGVTHDDVVQIAFGYGLFTGAFGLHYGSEAIGAAVIPMGGGNTEKQIMIMQDYKSTVLVCTPSYAITIADHMEKKGIDPKSLSLKVGLFGGEPWSESMRREIESRLMIRATDNYGLSEIIGPGVGGECLHKCGMHISEDAFIAEIIDPDTCEVLPPGSVGELVLTTISKEAFPMIRYRTRDITCLDYAPCDCGRTTVRMRKTMGRSDDMLIIKGVNVFPSQIEEVLISIEGCEPHYQLVVDRKGALDTLEVRIEVTENIFFDEMKQQRAFLETVEKRIDSVLGVGVTVKLVEPNSIPRHEGKSDRVIDRRII, from the coding sequence ATAAGTATTTGGGACCCCCAGCACGAATCCATGCCGCGGGAGGAACTGGAACAGCTTCAACTGGAACGACTCCAGGCAACGCTCAACAGAGTCTACAAGAACGTCACCTGTTACCGGAACAAGTTCAACCAGTTGGGGATCGTTCCCGAGGATGTGGCTTCCCTGTCCGACCTGTCCAAGCTTCCCTTTACCACCAAGGAGGATCTACGGGTAAACTACCCCTACGGCATGTTCGCCGTGCCGCTCAGGGAGGTGGTGCGCATTCACTCATCATCCGGCACCACCGGCAAGCCGACGGTGGTCGGATATACCAAGAACGACCTGAAGACCTGGTCGAACCTGGTGGCGCGGTTCATGACTTCCGCCGGTGTGACCCACGACGATGTGGTTCAGATCGCCTTCGGCTATGGCCTGTTTACCGGCGCCTTCGGTCTGCACTACGGTTCCGAGGCGATCGGAGCGGCCGTGATCCCCATGGGGGGCGGCAACACGGAAAAGCAGATCATGATCATGCAGGACTACAAGAGCACGGTCCTGGTCTGTACTCCCAGCTATGCCATCACCATCGCCGACCACATGGAGAAGAAGGGGATCGACCCAAAATCGTTGTCCCTCAAGGTCGGGCTCTTTGGCGGCGAGCCCTGGTCCGAGTCCATGCGCAGAGAGATCGAGTCGCGCCTGATGATCCGTGCCACGGACAACTACGGGCTCTCGGAGATCATCGGGCCGGGCGTTGGAGGAGAGTGCCTGCATAAATGCGGCATGCACATCTCCGAGGACGCCTTCATCGCCGAAATTATCGACCCCGACACCTGCGAGGTGCTGCCGCCGGGAAGCGTGGGCGAGTTGGTGCTGACCACCATCAGCAAGGAGGCGTTTCCCATGATCCGTTACCGGACGCGGGACATCACCTGTCTGGACTATGCTCCCTGCGACTGCGGACGCACTACGGTGCGGATGAGGAAAACCATGGGGCGTTCGGACGACATGCTGATCATCAAGGGGGTCAACGTCTTTCCGTCCCAGATCGAAGAGGTGCTGATCTCCATCGAGGGGTGCGAACCCCATTACCAGCTGGTGGTGGATCGTAAGGGAGCACTGGATACCCTGGAAGTGCGCATCGAAGTCACGGAAAACATCTTCTTCGACGAGATGAAGCAGCAGCGCGCCTTTCTAGAGACGGTGGAGAAGCGCATCGACTCCGTGCTCGGTGTTGGTGTTACCGTCAAGCTGGTGGAGCCCAACAGTATCCCGCGCCACGAGGGCAAGTCCGACCGGGTCATCGACAGACGAATCATCTGA
- the ispG gene encoding flavodoxin-dependent (E)-4-hydroxy-3-methylbut-2-enyl-diphosphate synthase: MKKTTRQIRIGSVAIGGDAPCSVQSMCSTDTRDVAATLAQIQRLATAGCEIIRCAVPDMDAAVALGRIKRESPIPVVADIHFDYKLALAVLEGGIDALRLNPGNIGEKWKVAEVVKAAAERQVPIRIGVNAGSLEKELLAKYGHPTAEAMVESALGHVSILEELGYREIKISLKASDVMKTVSAYRLLSRKVDYPLHIGITEAGTIFSGTVKSSVGLGILLADGIGDTLRVSLTGDVLDEVRVGYEILKSLGLRQRGVNFVSCPTCGRCQINLVKVAEEVERRLQGVDKRITVAVMGCVVNGPGEAREADVGIAGGKGEGLLFRHGEIIRKVPEDRLADALVEEVENL, from the coding sequence ATGAAAAAAACAACCAGACAGATACGAATCGGTTCCGTTGCCATCGGAGGGGATGCGCCCTGCTCGGTGCAGTCCATGTGCTCCACGGATACCCGCGATGTGGCCGCAACCCTGGCCCAGATCCAGCGGCTGGCAACTGCCGGCTGCGAAATCATCCGCTGCGCAGTGCCGGACATGGATGCGGCGGTCGCCTTGGGACGCATAAAGCGGGAGAGTCCCATCCCTGTGGTTGCCGACATCCATTTCGATTACAAGCTGGCCCTGGCCGTGCTGGAAGGGGGCATCGACGCCCTGCGCCTCAACCCGGGCAACATCGGCGAGAAATGGAAGGTGGCCGAGGTGGTCAAGGCGGCGGCGGAGCGCCAGGTTCCCATCCGCATCGGCGTCAATGCCGGCTCACTGGAAAAGGAACTGCTGGCCAAGTATGGTCACCCAACCGCCGAAGCCATGGTGGAGTCGGCCCTGGGGCATGTGTCAATCCTGGAGGAGCTCGGCTACCGGGAGATCAAGATATCCCTCAAGGCCTCGGATGTGATGAAGACCGTCAGCGCCTACCGTTTACTCTCCCGCAAGGTGGACTACCCCCTGCACATCGGCATCACCGAGGCGGGGACCATATTCTCCGGAACGGTCAAGTCATCGGTGGGGCTGGGTATTCTGCTGGCTGACGGCATCGGCGATACCCTGCGGGTCTCCCTCACCGGCGACGTGCTGGATGAGGTCAGGGTGGGGTACGAGATCTTGAAGAGCCTGGGATTGCGCCAGCGCGGGGTGAATTTCGTATCCTGTCCCACCTGTGGCAGGTGTCAGATCAACCTGGTCAAGGTTGCCGAGGAGGTGGAGCGGCGGCTGCAGGGGGTGGACAAGCGTATCACCGTGGCTGTCATGGGATGTGTGGTCAACGGTCCGGGTGAGGCCCGGGAGGCGGACGTGGGCATTGCCGGCGGCAAGGGGGAGGGGCTCCTCTTCCGTCATGGTGAAATAATCCGCAAGGTCCCCGAGGATCGGCTGGCCGATGCGCTGGTGGAAGAGGTGGAAAATCTGTAA
- a CDS encoding VanZ family protein: MRIDTASRPVKLLLVVVWAIMLLYLSLTPAPPRVEGPLGWDKLQHAAALGVMAFLVLRASRSFCASPFRSACTGFVFATLFGGLIEILQGFTANRQADPIDFAADAVGALIAVLLPRIRPYIRGSR; this comes from the coding sequence TTGCGTATCGATACCGCTTCACGCCCGGTCAAGTTGCTGCTGGTGGTTGTCTGGGCGATCATGCTGCTGTACCTCTCCCTGACTCCGGCTCCCCCCCGAGTGGAGGGCCCTCTGGGGTGGGACAAGCTTCAGCACGCCGCTGCCCTGGGAGTGATGGCGTTTCTAGTCCTGCGCGCCAGCCGGTCGTTTTGCGCATCCCCGTTCCGATCGGCCTGCACCGGATTTGTCTTCGCCACCCTCTTCGGAGGCCTGATCGAAATCCTGCAGGGCTTTACCGCCAACCGACAGGCAGACCCGATCGATTTTGCGGCAGATGCCGTCGGAGCACTCATCGCCGTACTCCTCCCCCGCATCAGGCCATACATTCGGGGCAGCCGGTGA
- a CDS encoding proline--tRNA ligase: protein MFYSRYFIPTIKETPSDAEVVSHQLMLRAGMIRKLAAGIYNYLPLGLRSIRKFEAIVREEMNRAGAIEMLMPSVQPAELWEESGRWSFYGKELLRFRDRKDGEFCMGPTHEEVITDMVRREIKSYRQMPVNFYQIQTKFRDEIRPRFGLMRGREFIMKDAYSFDVDSAAADGSYELMFQAYMRIFERCGLNFRAVEADTGTIGGSSSHEFMVLADSGEDAIVSCDSCRYAANVEKAESRPAAGASTEEQLELTKTATPDMKSIADVAAFLGLATDRTIKALVYSSTTGEHVMAILRGDHELNEIKLKNCLGWDEIQMATDEEILAYTGSPVGFLGPMGLKQGVVVVADLALRGMANAVIGANEKDMHYINANLGRDFTSDRFVDLRNVEAGDPCPRCEGGKLEMWRGIEVGHVFKLGTKYSQALGATYLDADGKEQVIFMGCYGIGIGRTVAAAIEQNHDDNGIIFPLPLAPFHCSVVALNTKDKGVMAAAEEMYFRLEQQGIEVLFDDRDERPGVKFKDNDLIGIPLRIVVGSKGLSEGKVEVKIRASGEMLLLSPDEAVETIVRMVRDAVTSAQ from the coding sequence ATGTTTTATTCGCGTTATTTCATCCCAACTATCAAGGAGACCCCCTCCGACGCCGAGGTTGTTTCCCATCAACTGATGCTGCGCGCCGGCATGATCCGTAAACTTGCGGCCGGGATCTACAACTACCTGCCGCTGGGGCTGCGCTCCATCCGTAAGTTCGAGGCGATCGTCCGCGAGGAGATGAACAGGGCAGGGGCCATCGAGATGCTCATGCCCTCCGTGCAGCCGGCAGAACTGTGGGAAGAATCGGGGCGCTGGTCCTTCTACGGCAAGGAACTGCTGCGCTTCAGGGACCGCAAGGATGGGGAGTTCTGCATGGGGCCGACCCATGAAGAGGTTATTACCGATATGGTCCGGCGGGAGATTAAGAGCTACCGCCAGATGCCGGTCAACTTCTACCAGATCCAGACCAAGTTTCGCGACGAAATCCGCCCTCGCTTCGGCCTGATGCGCGGCCGGGAATTCATCATGAAGGACGCCTACTCCTTTGACGTGGATAGCGCGGCAGCGGACGGCTCCTATGAGCTGATGTTCCAGGCCTACATGCGCATCTTCGAGCGCTGCGGCCTGAACTTCCGCGCGGTGGAGGCTGATACCGGCACCATCGGCGGTTCCTCATCCCATGAATTCATGGTCCTGGCCGACTCCGGCGAGGATGCCATCGTCTCCTGCGATTCCTGCCGTTACGCCGCCAATGTGGAAAAGGCGGAGTCACGTCCCGCCGCCGGCGCCAGCACTGAGGAACAGCTGGAGCTAACGAAAACCGCCACACCGGACATGAAGAGCATCGCCGATGTGGCCGCCTTCCTGGGGCTGGCAACGGACAGGACCATCAAGGCGCTGGTCTACTCCTCCACCACCGGCGAGCATGTCATGGCCATCCTGCGCGGTGACCATGAACTGAACGAGATCAAGCTCAAGAACTGTCTTGGGTGGGACGAAATCCAGATGGCCACCGACGAGGAGATACTGGCTTACACCGGCTCTCCGGTCGGCTTCCTCGGGCCAATGGGGCTGAAGCAGGGGGTCGTGGTCGTTGCCGACCTGGCGCTGCGAGGCATGGCCAATGCCGTGATCGGCGCCAATGAAAAGGACATGCACTACATAAATGCCAACCTGGGGCGCGATTTTACGTCGGACCGCTTCGTCGACCTGCGAAACGTGGAGGCCGGCGATCCCTGCCCGCGCTGCGAGGGGGGCAAACTGGAGATGTGGCGTGGCATCGAGGTGGGGCATGTCTTCAAGCTGGGAACCAAGTACTCCCAGGCCCTGGGAGCCACCTACCTGGACGCCGACGGCAAGGAGCAGGTCATCTTCATGGGCTGTTACGGCATCGGTATCGGCCGTACCGTTGCCGCCGCCATCGAACAGAACCACGATGACAACGGCATCATTTTCCCGCTGCCGCTGGCGCCGTTCCATTGTTCGGTGGTGGCTCTGAACACCAAGGACAAGGGTGTCATGGCAGCCGCCGAGGAGATGTACTTCAGGTTGGAGCAGCAGGGGATAGAGGTGCTCTTCGATGACCGGGACGAGCGCCCCGGCGTCAAGTTCAAGGACAACGACCTGATCGGCATTCCGCTGCGTATCGTGGTGGGCAGCAAGGGACTGTCCGAAGGCAAGGTTGAGGTCAAGATTCGCGCAAGCGGTGAGATGCTCCTGCTCTCTCCGGACGAAGCCGTGGAGACCATCGTCCGCATGGTCAGGGATGCCGTGACAAGCGCCCAATAA
- the fabF gene encoding beta-ketoacyl-ACP synthase II encodes MRRVVITGVGTVSSLGTGNSANWDALTSGTCGIGPITRFDASDIPVKIAGEVKGFNAEDFFDKKEAKKMDLFIQYAMAAAQFAMTDSGLVVNEENAERVGVLVGSGLGGLPTIEKYHIAMMEGGVKKISPFFIPMLLINLAPGMISIKYGAKGPNISSVSACATGTHSIGDAFHIIKRGDADAMIAGGTESTITPLAVGGFAAMKALSTRNDAPEKASRPFDKDRDGFIMAEGAGIVVMEEYESAKKRGARIYAEVVGYGLSGDAYHMTAPAAGGEGAARCMKMALNNAGVSPDQVTYINAHGTSTPFNDLNETLAIKSVFGGHASKLMVSSTKSMTGHLLGAAGGIEAAICCMAMDKGVVPPTINYETPDPELDLDYVPNTARNASIEYAMSNSLGFGGTNATLLFKKI; translated from the coding sequence ATGAGAAGAGTCGTCATTACGGGAGTTGGAACGGTTTCCTCCCTTGGCACCGGCAACAGCGCCAACTGGGATGCGCTGACCAGCGGCACTTGTGGTATCGGTCCGATAACCCGCTTCGATGCATCTGATATTCCGGTAAAGATCGCAGGCGAAGTTAAGGGTTTCAATGCCGAGGACTTCTTTGACAAGAAAGAAGCCAAGAAGATGGATCTGTTCATCCAGTACGCCATGGCTGCCGCCCAGTTTGCCATGACCGATTCCGGCCTTGTCGTGAACGAGGAGAATGCCGAGCGCGTGGGTGTCCTGGTCGGTTCCGGCCTGGGCGGTCTGCCCACCATCGAGAAATACCACATCGCCATGATGGAGGGGGGCGTCAAGAAAATCTCTCCTTTCTTTATCCCCATGCTGCTGATCAACCTTGCCCCCGGCATGATCTCCATCAAATACGGTGCCAAGGGTCCCAATATATCCTCCGTCTCCGCCTGTGCCACCGGCACTCATTCCATTGGCGACGCCTTTCACATCATCAAGCGCGGCGATGCCGACGCCATGATAGCAGGCGGCACGGAATCAACGATCACCCCCCTGGCCGTGGGCGGTTTTGCCGCCATGAAGGCGCTCTCCACCCGAAACGATGCCCCGGAGAAGGCCTCGCGCCCCTTTGACAAGGATCGTGACGGTTTCATCATGGCCGAGGGTGCTGGCATCGTGGTCATGGAGGAATACGAATCCGCCAAGAAACGCGGCGCCAGGATCTACGCCGAGGTTGTCGGCTACGGCCTGAGCGGTGACGCCTATCACATGACCGCGCCTGCTGCCGGCGGCGAGGGGGCCGCGCGCTGCATGAAGATGGCCCTGAACAACGCCGGCGTCAGCCCTGACCAGGTGACCTATATCAATGCCCATGGCACTTCCACGCCGTTCAACGACCTGAACGAGACCCTTGCCATCAAGTCGGTCTTCGGTGGTCACGCCTCGAAACTGATGGTCTCTTCCACCAAGTCCATGACTGGCCACCTGCTGGGCGCCGCTGGCGGGATCGAGGCCGCGATTTGCTGCATGGCCATGGACAAGGGAGTCGTCCCGCCGACCATTAACTACGAGACGCCTGATCCTGAGTTGGATCTGGACTATGTCCCCAACACCGCCCGCAACGCTAGTATTGAATATGCCATGAGCAATTCACTCGGTTTCGGCGGTACCAACGCAACGCTTCTGTTCAAGAAGATCTAG
- the glyA gene encoding serine hydroxymethyltransferase, protein MSILSTLDPEVADAIRLEADRQEYNLELIASENFVSTAVLEAQGSVLTNKYAEGYPGKRYYGGCHNVDIVEALAIERAKQLFDAEHANVQPHSGSQANMAVYFSALKPGDTILGMNLSHGGHLTHGSPVNFSGRFFNVVPYGVSPETQTIDYAEVERLALEHKPKMIVVGASAYPRTIDFAAFRAIADKVGALVMVDMAHIAGLVAAGLHPSPIPHAEFVTTTTHKTLRGPRGGMILCQERFAKSINSQIFPGIQGGPLMHVIAAKAVAFKEALQPEFKQYQQQVVNNARTLAEELVKRGFKLTSGGTDNHLMLLDFSGTEITGKAAEEALDKAGITANKNTVPFETRSPFVTSGIRIGTPAATTHGLKEAEMVLVAGFIADAVANIGSDETLAAIKLQVNQLMKKFPLYAKG, encoded by the coding sequence ATGTCCATCCTTTCCACACTAGACCCTGAAGTTGCCGACGCCATCAGGCTGGAAGCCGACCGCCAGGAGTACAACCTGGAGCTGATCGCCTCGGAGAACTTTGTGTCGACGGCGGTCCTGGAAGCCCAGGGTTCGGTGCTGACCAACAAGTACGCCGAGGGGTATCCCGGCAAACGCTACTACGGCGGATGCCACAACGTCGATATTGTAGAGGCGCTTGCTATTGAACGCGCCAAACAGCTCTTCGACGCCGAGCATGCCAACGTGCAGCCGCATTCCGGCTCCCAGGCAAACATGGCAGTTTACTTTTCCGCCCTCAAGCCGGGTGACACCATCCTGGGGATGAATCTCTCCCATGGAGGTCACCTGACCCACGGCAGCCCGGTGAATTTCTCCGGTCGTTTCTTCAACGTCGTGCCCTATGGCGTCTCTCCGGAAACCCAGACCATCGATTACGCCGAGGTGGAGCGCCTGGCCCTGGAGCATAAGCCAAAAATGATCGTGGTCGGTGCCAGCGCCTACCCGCGCACCATCGACTTCGCCGCCTTCCGTGCCATTGCCGACAAGGTGGGCGCCCTGGTCATGGTCGACATGGCCCATATTGCCGGACTGGTGGCAGCCGGCCTGCACCCCAGCCCGATTCCCCACGCAGAATTCGTAACCACCACCACCCACAAGACCTTGCGCGGTCCGCGGGGCGGCATGATCCTCTGTCAGGAGCGCTTCGCCAAGAGCATCAACTCCCAGATCTTCCCCGGTATCCAGGGTGGGCCGCTGATGCACGTCATTGCCGCCAAGGCGGTTGCCTTCAAGGAAGCCCTGCAGCCGGAATTCAAGCAGTACCAGCAGCAGGTGGTGAACAACGCCAGGACCCTGGCCGAGGAACTGGTGAAGCGCGGCTTCAAGCTGACCAGCGGCGGAACCGACAATCACCTGATGCTGCTGGACTTCTCCGGTACGGAGATCACCGGCAAGGCCGCCGAGGAGGCGCTTGACAAGGCGGGCATTACGGCAAACAAGAATACGGTTCCCTTCGAGACCCGTTCACCCTTTGTTACCTCCGGCATCCGCATCGGCACGCCGGCGGCCACAACCCATGGCCTGAAAGAGGCCGAGATGGTGCTGGTGGCCGGTTTCATCGCCGACGCCGTTGCCAACATCGGCAGCGATGAAACGCTTGCAGCCATCAAGCTGCAGGTCAACCAGTTGATGAAAAAATTTCCCCTCTACGCCAAAGGGTAG
- the rpiB gene encoding ribose 5-phosphate isomerase B: MIVIGSDHGGLDLKQALTRYLADRAIKVSDIGTDNGDSVDYPRFGLKVAEMVASGSADRGILVCGTGIGMSIAANKVPGIRAALATDVFMGRMAKEHNNANILVLGGRVLDEQEACDIVGVWLDATFEGGRHQGRLDQIAEIEKKYCK; this comes from the coding sequence ATGATTGTAATTGGCAGCGATCACGGCGGGCTTGACCTCAAGCAGGCGCTGACGCGCTACCTGGCCGATCGCGCTATCAAAGTCAGCGACATCGGCACCGATAACGGTGATTCCGTGGATTATCCCCGCTTCGGCCTCAAGGTGGCCGAGATGGTGGCTTCCGGCTCTGCCGACCGCGGGATTCTCGTCTGCGGCACAGGAATCGGCATGTCCATTGCCGCTAACAAGGTTCCCGGAATACGGGCCGCACTGGCCACGGATGTCTTCATGGGCCGCATGGCCAAGGAGCACAACAACGCCAATATACTGGTGCTGGGAGGTCGCGTGCTGGACGAGCAGGAGGCCTGTGACATCGTCGGTGTCTGGCTGGACGCAACCTTCGAGGGGGGGCGCCATCAGGGCAGGCTTGACCAGATCGCTGAAATAGAGAAAAAGTACTGTAAATAA